A part of Phoenix dactylifera cultivar Barhee BC4 chromosome 2, palm_55x_up_171113_PBpolish2nd_filt_p, whole genome shotgun sequence genomic DNA contains:
- the LOC120109923 gene encoding MDIS1-interacting receptor like kinase 2-like, producing the protein MDRSKLPPFLYWLLYLATIHLVLSSTATVAASPVPANSEAEALHQWVKSFGSPCEYWRFCGNDPCNWTGITCNRAKSVIGIRLPNSFISSILGNLNFSYLPNLTDLDLSYNFLYGSIPTSIGSLSKLVSLNLSDNQLSGSIPLEIGNLSSLNMLWLASNNLSGMIPPSIGNLKFLRSLDLSWNSLTGPIPNELALMPQLTEVRLSKNFLNGEIPISFFHFRVSVLDLSHNNLSGTLPPSNFPLPIEFDLSYNSLEIHRSWANYYGLKGTLYGNKCCIDDVHGKHRILIFIAVPVLISPFIIAILYKCKCASSPQKEKETAKEIVEIRTSNVFSIWKFDGKVVFEDIIEATENFDDIYCVGIGGSACVYEAELPTGQVVAVKRIHSPDNGELPHDTTFINEIRVMTEIRHRNIVKLYGFCLHSRFMFLVCEYMENGSLSEILFNHRRAMELDWDRRVRTVKDVASALSYLHHDCSRPIVHRDISSNNILFDSELRAFISDFGAAKLLNLDSSNWTAFVGTCGYAAPELAYTMKITEWCDVYSFGVVAFEVLMGRHPGDLVLSLSTSITDRNMLVKDVLDQRLSSPPSALEMKEICNIVAVALSCICWDPKYRPTMRCVTQRLSKSRLPSLEPVDGITLFQLKNLNV; encoded by the exons ATGGATAGAAGCAAGTTGCCTCCCTTCCTCTATTGGCTTTTGTACTTAGCTACAATCCACTTGGTGTTGTCTTCCACAGCAACAGTAGCAGCTAGTCCAGTTCCAGCAAATTCAGAAGCAGAAGCTCTCCACCAGTGGGTAAAAAGCTTTGGCTCACCTTGCGAATATTGGCGCTTTTGCGGTAACGACCCATGCAACTGGACCGGTATTACATGCAACCGTGCCAAAAGTGTGATCGGAATAAGATTACCAAATAGTTTCATCAGCAGCATCCTTGGTAACCTCAACTTCTCCTACCTTCCTAACCTTACCGATCTCGATCTCAGTTATAATTTTCTGTATGGAAGTATTCCTACAAGCATTGGTAGTCTCTCCAAACTCGTAAGCCTCAATTTGTCTGACAATCAGCTTTCAGGCTCCATTCCTTTAGAAATAGGAAATCTTTCTTCTCTAAACATGCTATGGTTAGCTAGTAACAATCTCAGTGGTATGATTCCTCCCTCAATAGGCAATTTGAAATTCCTGCGATCACTTGATCTATCATGGAATTCCTTGACTGGGCCGATACCTAATGAGCTGGCATTAATGCCGCAACTTACAGAAGTACGCTTGAGCAAAAATTTTTTGAATGGGGAGATACCCATCAGTTTCTTCCATTTCCGGGTCAGCGTTCTGGACCTCTCCCACAACAACCTCTCAGGCACTTTACCACCATCAAACTTTCCACTTCCCATAGAATTTGATCTATCATACAATAGCTTGGAGATCCATCGAAGCTGGGCCAACTACTATGGGTTGAAAGGAACGCTTTATGGGAACAAATGTTGCATCGATGACGTGCATGGAAAGCACAGAATTCTCATCTTTATTGCGGTTCCTGTTCTTATATCGCCATTTATTATTGCAATCCTGTATAAATGTAAATGTGCATCTAGTCcgcaaaaagagaaggaaacagCAAAAGAGATCGTTGAAATAAGAACTTCAAATGTATTCTCCATTTGGAAATTTGATGGGAAGGTTGTGTTTGAAGACATCATAGAAGCAACAGAGAACTTCGATGACATATACTGTGTTGGAATTGGTGGGAGTGCGTGTGTCTACGAAGCAGAGTTACCTACAGGTCAAGTGGTGGCAGTGAAGAGAATTCATTCACCTGACAATGGAGAACTTCCCCACGACACAACCTTCATAAATGAGATACGGGTGATGACCGAAATCCGGCACCGCAACATTGTGAAACTTTATGGATTCTGTCTGCACAGCAGATTCATGTTTCTAGTTTGCGAGTACATGGAAAATGGAAGCTTAAGTGAAATATTATTCAATCACCGAAGAGCCATGGAGTTGGATTGGGATAGGAGGGTGAGGACAGTTAAAGATGTCGCCAGTGCGCTGAGTTACTTGCATCATGATTGCTCCCGACCAATAGTGCATCGAGACATATCGAGCAACAATATCTTGTTTGATTCAGAATTAAGGGCTTTTATCTCTGATTTTGGTGCTGCAAAACTCTTGAATCTTGATTCCTCGAACTGGACGGCTTTTGTAGGCACCTGCGGATATGCTGCTCCAG AGCTTGCTTACACGATGAAGATAACAGAATGGTGCGATGTCTATAGCTTTGGAGTGGTGGCGTTTGAAGTATTGATGGGAAGACATCCTGGAGACCTCGTTTTATCATTATCAACGTCTATTACTGACCGGAACATGTTGGTAAAAGATGTGTTGGACCAGCGTCTCTCATCTCCCCCTTCCGCCTTGGAGATGAAGGAAATATGCAACATAGTTGCAGTGGCACTTTCTTGCATATGTTGGGATCCGAAATACAGACCCACAATGCGATGCGTAACCCAAAGGTTGTCAAAATCTCGTCTACCTTCGCTTGAGCCGGTTGACGGAATTACCCTGTTCCAGTTGAAGAATCTTAATGTGTAA
- the LOC103695710 gene encoding protein STRUBBELIG-RECEPTOR FAMILY 3 isoform X3 — MLTVNEAKLRILLWVTVGFMVLFTMPFSQGYTNEKDGDPCFEVWQGVQCVESNITAIVLNDANLGGELGDKLANFTSITTIDLSNNHIGGNIPENLPRTMMQFFLSANQFTGSIPDSLSELTLLSDMSVNQNLLTGELPDAFQSLTGLINLDLSSNNLTGQLPPSMQNLSSLTALHLQNNQLSGTLDVLQDLPLKDLNIENNLFSGPIPEKLLSIPNFKKDGNPFNTSSAPSPMITPSPLPHSGAPSPETMPSNSSEGPSIHDNETPRKEKKVSVVRIIGYAVVAVIVLIMAVLLFMFCISKRRGRKQKHEEIPKRLEIRAHGKPKEPQINADLNEPDKEAGKVPIVADEKQDEVKINMAGPGALALPPLVDKVIVNPSASSKKNPRTCPENLNPPAPVKSYSAASLQQYTNSFSEESLIKDGCLGRIYLAEPPEGKLLAVLKLDNMNSNIQLDDFLELVLSISELRHPNILELVGYCAEFGQCLLVYNYFSSKTLHDILHSEDDHKIRLSWRARIQIAFEAAKALEYLHESCQPPVIHQNFEPSNIFLDDDLAVRVFECGLAPLMSSNSVTQLSGRIHALFSYEAPEFGESGSHSEQSDVYSFGVVMLELLTGRKPYDRSRPRAEQHLVRWASSQLHDINTLSRMVDPSIDGKYSVKSLSRFADIISRCIQRGPEFRPLMSEVVQDLARVIEDAMKNENGNPHSVREKRI, encoded by the exons ATGTTGACGGTGAATGAAGCTAAGTTGAGGATCTTGCTATGGGTTACTGTGGGCTTTATGGTTTTGTTTACCATGCCATTTTCACAGGGATACACCAATGAGAAAGATG GAGATCCCTGCTTTGAGGTCTGGCAAGGCGTCCAGTGTGTTGAGTCAAACATAACCGCTAT AGTACTTAATGACGCAAATTTGGGAGGAGAACTGGGTGATAAACTTGCAAATTTCACTTCAATTACAACGAT AGATCTGAGCAACAACCACATTGGTGGAAATATACCAGAGAATCTACCTCGTACAATGATGCAGTT TTTCCTTTCAGCCAATCAATTTACAGGAAGCATACCGGATTCATTATCAGAATTAACACTTCTATCAGACAT GTCAGTCAATCAAAATCTTTTAACAGGAGAATTGCCTGATGCCTTCCAGAGTCTCACTGGACTAATAAATTT GGATCTTTCTTCTAACAATCTGACTGGCCAATTACCACCTTCCATGCAGAACTTGTCCTCTCTGACTGCCTT GCATTTGCAAAATAATCAACTATCTGGAACCCTGGATGTCTTGCAAGATCTTCCCCTCAAAGATTT GAATATCGAAAACAATCTATTCTCAGGACCTATCCCTGAAAAGTTGCTGAGTATTCCAAATTTCAA GAAGGATGGGAATCCATTCAATACTAGTAGTGCTCCTTCACCTATGATAACACCATCACCTTTGCCTCATTCAGGGGCACCATCTCCTGAAACCATGCCTTCGAACTCTTCTGAGGGTCCATCCATCCATGACAATGAAACtcctagaaaagaaaaaaaagtttcaGTTGTAAGAATTATTGGATATGCAGTAGTTGCTGTGATTGTTCTTATCATGGCTGTGCTGCTGTTTATGTTTTGTATATCAAAGCGGCGaggaagaaaacaaaaacacGAAGAGATTCCCAAGAGGCTGGAAATAAGGGCACATGGAAAGCCCAAGGAGCCTCAGATCAATGCAGACTTGAATGAACCAGACAAAGAAGCAGGAAAAG TTCCCATAGTGGCTGATGAAAAACAGGATGAAGTCAAGATCAATATGGCAGGGCCTGGGGCACTTGCGTTGCCACCACTAGTTGATAAAGTCATTGTTAACCCTAGTGCTTCCAGCAAAAAGAATCCAAGGACTTGTCCTGAAAATCTAAATCCCCCGGCTCCTGTGAAATCATATTCTGCTGCTTCCCTTCAGCAGTATACTAACAGTTTCAGTGAGGAAAGCCTGATCAAAGATGGCTGCTTGGGCCGGATTTATTTGGCAGAACCTCCTGAGGGAAAG CTATTGGCAGTTTTGAAGCTTGACAATATGAACTCAAATATACAACTTGATGACTTTCTtgagttggtgttgagtatctCAGAACTTAGGCATCCTAATATTCTAGAGCTTGTTGGCTACTGTGCAGAGTTTGGGCAGTGTTTACTTGTCTATAATTACTTCAGTAGCAAGACACTACATGACATCCTCCATAGTGAAGATGATCACAAGATAAGGCTATCATGGAGGGCTCGTATCCAGATAGCCTTTGAAGCTGCAAAAGCTCTAGA GTATCTTCATGAAAGCTGTCAACCACCAGTCATACATCAAAATTTTGAGCCCAGCAATATTTTCCTTGATGATGATCTAGCAGTACGAGTTTTTGAATGTGGCCTAGCTCCACTAATGTCATCCAACTCTGTTACTCAG TTGTCAGGCCGGATACATGCTTTATTCAGTTATGAGGCCCCGGAATTTGGTGAATCTGGGTCACATAGTGAGCAGAGTGATGTTTACAGCTTTGGAGTTGTTATGTTAGAACTTCTTACGGGGCGTAAACCCTATGACAG GTCACGGCCTCGTGCAGAGCAACATCTTGTAAGATGGGCTagttctcaacttcatgacatCAACACATTGTCAAGAATGGTGGATCCTTCTATTGATGGGAAATACTCTGTGAAATCATTATCACGGTTTGCAGATATTATTAGTCGTTGTATACAG CGAGGGCCAGAATTCAGGCCATTAATGTCTGAAGTTGTCCAGGATCTTGCTCGTGTTATTGAAGATGCGATGAAGAATGAAAATGGAAACCCTCACTCAGTTCGGGAGAAAAGGATATGA
- the LOC103695710 gene encoding protein STRUBBELIG-RECEPTOR FAMILY 3 isoform X2, which translates to MLTVNEAKLRILLWVTVGFMVLFTMPFSQGYTNEKDVYAINNLYTALGSPPLPGWVASAGDPCFEVWQGVQCVESNITAIVLNDANLGGELGDKLANFTSITTIDLSNNHIGGNIPENLPRTMMQFFLSANQFTGSIPDSLSELTLLSDMSVNQNLLTGELPDAFQSLTGLINLDLSSNNLTGQLPPSMQNLSSLTALNIENNLFSGPIPEKLLSIPNFKKDGNPFNTSSAPSPMITPSPLPHSGAPSPETMPSNSSEGPSIHDNETPRKEKKVSVVRIIGYAVVAVIVLIMAVLLFMFCISKRRGRKQKHEEIPKRLEIRAHGKPKEPQINADLNEPDKEAGKVPIVADEKQDEVKINMAGPGALALPPLVDKVIVNPSASSKKNPRTCPENLNPPAPVKSYSAASLQQYTNSFSEESLIKDGCLGRIYLAEPPEGKLLAVLKLDNMNSNIQLDDFLELVLSISELRHPNILELVGYCAEFGQCLLVYNYFSSKTLHDILHSEDDHKIRLSWRARIQIAFEAAKALEYLHESCQPPVIHQNFEPSNIFLDDDLAVRVFECGLAPLMSSNSVTQLSGRIHALFSYEAPEFGESGSHSEQSDVYSFGVVMLELLTGRKPYDRSRPRAEQHLVRWASSQLHDINTLSRMVDPSIDGKYSVKSLSRFADIISRCIQRGPEFRPLMSEVVQDLARVIEDAMKNENGNPHSVREKRI; encoded by the exons ATGTTGACGGTGAATGAAGCTAAGTTGAGGATCTTGCTATGGGTTACTGTGGGCTTTATGGTTTTGTTTACCATGCCATTTTCACAGGGATACACCAATGAGAAAGATG TTTATGCTATAAATAACTTATATACTGCACTGGGATCACCTCCTCTTCCTGGATGGGTTGCAAGTGCAGGAGATCCCTGCTTTGAGGTCTGGCAAGGCGTCCAGTGTGTTGAGTCAAACATAACCGCTAT AGTACTTAATGACGCAAATTTGGGAGGAGAACTGGGTGATAAACTTGCAAATTTCACTTCAATTACAACGAT AGATCTGAGCAACAACCACATTGGTGGAAATATACCAGAGAATCTACCTCGTACAATGATGCAGTT TTTCCTTTCAGCCAATCAATTTACAGGAAGCATACCGGATTCATTATCAGAATTAACACTTCTATCAGACAT GTCAGTCAATCAAAATCTTTTAACAGGAGAATTGCCTGATGCCTTCCAGAGTCTCACTGGACTAATAAATTT GGATCTTTCTTCTAACAATCTGACTGGCCAATTACCACCTTCCATGCAGAACTTGTCCTCTCTGACTGCCTT GAATATCGAAAACAATCTATTCTCAGGACCTATCCCTGAAAAGTTGCTGAGTATTCCAAATTTCAA GAAGGATGGGAATCCATTCAATACTAGTAGTGCTCCTTCACCTATGATAACACCATCACCTTTGCCTCATTCAGGGGCACCATCTCCTGAAACCATGCCTTCGAACTCTTCTGAGGGTCCATCCATCCATGACAATGAAACtcctagaaaagaaaaaaaagtttcaGTTGTAAGAATTATTGGATATGCAGTAGTTGCTGTGATTGTTCTTATCATGGCTGTGCTGCTGTTTATGTTTTGTATATCAAAGCGGCGaggaagaaaacaaaaacacGAAGAGATTCCCAAGAGGCTGGAAATAAGGGCACATGGAAAGCCCAAGGAGCCTCAGATCAATGCAGACTTGAATGAACCAGACAAAGAAGCAGGAAAAG TTCCCATAGTGGCTGATGAAAAACAGGATGAAGTCAAGATCAATATGGCAGGGCCTGGGGCACTTGCGTTGCCACCACTAGTTGATAAAGTCATTGTTAACCCTAGTGCTTCCAGCAAAAAGAATCCAAGGACTTGTCCTGAAAATCTAAATCCCCCGGCTCCTGTGAAATCATATTCTGCTGCTTCCCTTCAGCAGTATACTAACAGTTTCAGTGAGGAAAGCCTGATCAAAGATGGCTGCTTGGGCCGGATTTATTTGGCAGAACCTCCTGAGGGAAAG CTATTGGCAGTTTTGAAGCTTGACAATATGAACTCAAATATACAACTTGATGACTTTCTtgagttggtgttgagtatctCAGAACTTAGGCATCCTAATATTCTAGAGCTTGTTGGCTACTGTGCAGAGTTTGGGCAGTGTTTACTTGTCTATAATTACTTCAGTAGCAAGACACTACATGACATCCTCCATAGTGAAGATGATCACAAGATAAGGCTATCATGGAGGGCTCGTATCCAGATAGCCTTTGAAGCTGCAAAAGCTCTAGA GTATCTTCATGAAAGCTGTCAACCACCAGTCATACATCAAAATTTTGAGCCCAGCAATATTTTCCTTGATGATGATCTAGCAGTACGAGTTTTTGAATGTGGCCTAGCTCCACTAATGTCATCCAACTCTGTTACTCAG TTGTCAGGCCGGATACATGCTTTATTCAGTTATGAGGCCCCGGAATTTGGTGAATCTGGGTCACATAGTGAGCAGAGTGATGTTTACAGCTTTGGAGTTGTTATGTTAGAACTTCTTACGGGGCGTAAACCCTATGACAG GTCACGGCCTCGTGCAGAGCAACATCTTGTAAGATGGGCTagttctcaacttcatgacatCAACACATTGTCAAGAATGGTGGATCCTTCTATTGATGGGAAATACTCTGTGAAATCATTATCACGGTTTGCAGATATTATTAGTCGTTGTATACAG CGAGGGCCAGAATTCAGGCCATTAATGTCTGAAGTTGTCCAGGATCTTGCTCGTGTTATTGAAGATGCGATGAAGAATGAAAATGGAAACCCTCACTCAGTTCGGGAGAAAAGGATATGA
- the LOC103695710 gene encoding protein STRUBBELIG-RECEPTOR FAMILY 3 isoform X1 has product MLTVNEAKLRILLWVTVGFMVLFTMPFSQGYTNEKDVYAINNLYTALGSPPLPGWVASAGDPCFEVWQGVQCVESNITAIVLNDANLGGELGDKLANFTSITTIDLSNNHIGGNIPENLPRTMMQFFLSANQFTGSIPDSLSELTLLSDMSVNQNLLTGELPDAFQSLTGLINLDLSSNNLTGQLPPSMQNLSSLTALHLQNNQLSGTLDVLQDLPLKDLNIENNLFSGPIPEKLLSIPNFKKDGNPFNTSSAPSPMITPSPLPHSGAPSPETMPSNSSEGPSIHDNETPRKEKKVSVVRIIGYAVVAVIVLIMAVLLFMFCISKRRGRKQKHEEIPKRLEIRAHGKPKEPQINADLNEPDKEAGKVPIVADEKQDEVKINMAGPGALALPPLVDKVIVNPSASSKKNPRTCPENLNPPAPVKSYSAASLQQYTNSFSEESLIKDGCLGRIYLAEPPEGKLLAVLKLDNMNSNIQLDDFLELVLSISELRHPNILELVGYCAEFGQCLLVYNYFSSKTLHDILHSEDDHKIRLSWRARIQIAFEAAKALEYLHESCQPPVIHQNFEPSNIFLDDDLAVRVFECGLAPLMSSNSVTQLSGRIHALFSYEAPEFGESGSHSEQSDVYSFGVVMLELLTGRKPYDRSRPRAEQHLVRWASSQLHDINTLSRMVDPSIDGKYSVKSLSRFADIISRCIQRGPEFRPLMSEVVQDLARVIEDAMKNENGNPHSVREKRI; this is encoded by the exons ATGTTGACGGTGAATGAAGCTAAGTTGAGGATCTTGCTATGGGTTACTGTGGGCTTTATGGTTTTGTTTACCATGCCATTTTCACAGGGATACACCAATGAGAAAGATG TTTATGCTATAAATAACTTATATACTGCACTGGGATCACCTCCTCTTCCTGGATGGGTTGCAAGTGCAGGAGATCCCTGCTTTGAGGTCTGGCAAGGCGTCCAGTGTGTTGAGTCAAACATAACCGCTAT AGTACTTAATGACGCAAATTTGGGAGGAGAACTGGGTGATAAACTTGCAAATTTCACTTCAATTACAACGAT AGATCTGAGCAACAACCACATTGGTGGAAATATACCAGAGAATCTACCTCGTACAATGATGCAGTT TTTCCTTTCAGCCAATCAATTTACAGGAAGCATACCGGATTCATTATCAGAATTAACACTTCTATCAGACAT GTCAGTCAATCAAAATCTTTTAACAGGAGAATTGCCTGATGCCTTCCAGAGTCTCACTGGACTAATAAATTT GGATCTTTCTTCTAACAATCTGACTGGCCAATTACCACCTTCCATGCAGAACTTGTCCTCTCTGACTGCCTT GCATTTGCAAAATAATCAACTATCTGGAACCCTGGATGTCTTGCAAGATCTTCCCCTCAAAGATTT GAATATCGAAAACAATCTATTCTCAGGACCTATCCCTGAAAAGTTGCTGAGTATTCCAAATTTCAA GAAGGATGGGAATCCATTCAATACTAGTAGTGCTCCTTCACCTATGATAACACCATCACCTTTGCCTCATTCAGGGGCACCATCTCCTGAAACCATGCCTTCGAACTCTTCTGAGGGTCCATCCATCCATGACAATGAAACtcctagaaaagaaaaaaaagtttcaGTTGTAAGAATTATTGGATATGCAGTAGTTGCTGTGATTGTTCTTATCATGGCTGTGCTGCTGTTTATGTTTTGTATATCAAAGCGGCGaggaagaaaacaaaaacacGAAGAGATTCCCAAGAGGCTGGAAATAAGGGCACATGGAAAGCCCAAGGAGCCTCAGATCAATGCAGACTTGAATGAACCAGACAAAGAAGCAGGAAAAG TTCCCATAGTGGCTGATGAAAAACAGGATGAAGTCAAGATCAATATGGCAGGGCCTGGGGCACTTGCGTTGCCACCACTAGTTGATAAAGTCATTGTTAACCCTAGTGCTTCCAGCAAAAAGAATCCAAGGACTTGTCCTGAAAATCTAAATCCCCCGGCTCCTGTGAAATCATATTCTGCTGCTTCCCTTCAGCAGTATACTAACAGTTTCAGTGAGGAAAGCCTGATCAAAGATGGCTGCTTGGGCCGGATTTATTTGGCAGAACCTCCTGAGGGAAAG CTATTGGCAGTTTTGAAGCTTGACAATATGAACTCAAATATACAACTTGATGACTTTCTtgagttggtgttgagtatctCAGAACTTAGGCATCCTAATATTCTAGAGCTTGTTGGCTACTGTGCAGAGTTTGGGCAGTGTTTACTTGTCTATAATTACTTCAGTAGCAAGACACTACATGACATCCTCCATAGTGAAGATGATCACAAGATAAGGCTATCATGGAGGGCTCGTATCCAGATAGCCTTTGAAGCTGCAAAAGCTCTAGA GTATCTTCATGAAAGCTGTCAACCACCAGTCATACATCAAAATTTTGAGCCCAGCAATATTTTCCTTGATGATGATCTAGCAGTACGAGTTTTTGAATGTGGCCTAGCTCCACTAATGTCATCCAACTCTGTTACTCAG TTGTCAGGCCGGATACATGCTTTATTCAGTTATGAGGCCCCGGAATTTGGTGAATCTGGGTCACATAGTGAGCAGAGTGATGTTTACAGCTTTGGAGTTGTTATGTTAGAACTTCTTACGGGGCGTAAACCCTATGACAG GTCACGGCCTCGTGCAGAGCAACATCTTGTAAGATGGGCTagttctcaacttcatgacatCAACACATTGTCAAGAATGGTGGATCCTTCTATTGATGGGAAATACTCTGTGAAATCATTATCACGGTTTGCAGATATTATTAGTCGTTGTATACAG CGAGGGCCAGAATTCAGGCCATTAATGTCTGAAGTTGTCCAGGATCTTGCTCGTGTTATTGAAGATGCGATGAAGAATGAAAATGGAAACCCTCACTCAGTTCGGGAGAAAAGGATATGA
- the LOC103695712 gene encoding pentatricopeptide repeat-containing protein At1g03540 → MRQLRWRHYTSYSHLNPNPSSPSHSAPRSEILRLCESGSLSQALSLLNSADPDRLPPKPILYAALLQACTTSSSFSQGLQLHSRVLKSGLDNDRFVGNSLLSFYFKVSPDFSLTRRVFESLPLKDVISWTSMVSGYIRAGRPTESLLMFGKMQAFGIEPNAFTLSAAIKACSDLKDIKIGSCFHAMVLLRGFDLNHVIASALVDMYGKNFGLEDAWRVFGETIEPDAICWTSIISACTRNDRFEEAVGLFHSMMRRKLGLFPDEFTFGTIMTALGNLGRARQGREAHAKFITSGLGGNVVVESSTVDMYAKCGLMEESRKVFDRMPTKNAVSWCALLGGYCQSGDYETVLAQFREMDTEENHYSFGTILRACAGLSAVRQGKQVHCRFLRTGGWTDVVVESALVDLYAKSGLIDYAYRVFTKISVRNLITWNAMICGFAQNGQGREAIRLFNEMVREWTRPDYISFVGVLFACSHTGLVEEGRSYFKSMGEDYGIAAGIEHYSCMVDLLSRVGLLEEAEDLINMAVYRDDSSLWAALLGACATHSNPDVAERVAKRMMELEPGYHLSYVLLANVYKTVGRWDNALKIRRLMRKRGVRKEPGKSWIEVKRNTSSYIGGTVLVKNESEDLEDLDLDEESANSF, encoded by the coding sequence ATGAGGCAGCTCCGTTGGCGCCACTACACCTCCTATTCCCACCTCAATCCAAACCCATCATCTCCTTCTCATTCTGCCCCTCGATCCGAAATCCTCCGCCTCTGCGAGTCCGGCTCCCTCTCCCaagccctctccctcctcaACTCCGCCGACCCCGACCGCCTCCCCCCGAAACCCATCCTCTACGCCGCCCTCCTCCAGGCCtgcaccacctcctcctccttctcccaaGGCCTCCAGCTCCACTCCCGCGTCCTCAAGTCCGGCCTTGACAACGACCGCTTCGTCGGCAACAGCCTCCTCTCCTTCTACTTCAAGGTCAGCCCCGACTTCTCCCTCACCCGCCGCGTGTTCGAGAGTTTGCCCCTTAAAGATGTCATCTCCTGGACCTCCATGGTCTCCGGCTATATTCGTGCAGGGAGACCCACCGAGTCGCTCCTAATGTTTGGAAAGATGCAAGCTTTTGGGATCGAGCCGAATGCATTCACTCTCTCTGCTGCAATCAAGGCATGTTCCGATCTCAAAGACATAAAGATCGGTAGTTGCTTCCATGCAATGGTTTTGTTGCGTGGTTTCGATTTGAATCATGTGATTGCTAGTGCTCTTGTTGATATGTATGGTAAAAATTTTGGATTGGAAGATGCATGGCGCGTGTTTGGTGAGACGATCGAGCCCGATGCTATCTGTTGGACTTCGATAATCTCGGCCTGCACGAGGAATGATAGGTTTGAGGAGGCAGTGGGGCTTTTCCACTCGATGATGAGGAGAAAGCTTGGGTTGTTTCCTGATGAATTTACTTTCGGGACCATCATGACTGCTCTGGGTAATCTGGGTAGGGCGAGACAGGGAAGGGAAGCTCATGCTAAGTTTATCACAAGTGGGCTTGGAGGGAATGTGGTGGTGGAGAGCAGCACGGTCGACATGTATGCCAAGTGCGGGCTCATGGAAGAGTCTCGCAAGGTCTTTGACCGGATGCCCACAAAGAATGCTGTCTCTTGGTGTGCCCTGCTTGGAGGGTACTGCCAGAGTGGTGACTATGAGACTGTCCTCGCTCAATTCCGGGAGATGGATACAGAAGAGAATCATTATAGTTTTGGCACAATTCTTCGGGCATGTGCTGGCCTTTCAGCTGTGAGACAGGGGAAACAGGTCCATTGTCGGTTCCTGAGGACAGGAGGTTGGACGGATGTCGTTGTGGAGTCTGCACTTGTTGATCTTTATGCAAAATCTGGTCTTATAGATTATGCATATAGAGTTTTTACTAAAATCTCTGTGAGAAATTTGATAACATGGAATGCCATGATATGTGGTTTTGCTCAGAATGGTCAAGGTCGGGAAGCTATCAGGTTGTTCAATGAGATGGTTAGGGAATGGACTAGGCCTGACTATATTAGTTTCGTAGGTGTGCTATTTGCTTGTAGTCATACTGGTTTGGTCGAAGAAGGGAGGAGTTACTTTAAATCAATGGGTGAAGATTACGGTATTGCTGCTGGAATCGAGCATTACAGTTGCATGGTTGATCTTCTCAGCAGGGTTGGTCTACTCGAGGAAGCTGAAGATTTAATAAACATGGCTGTGTATAGAGATGATTCGTCACTGTGGGCTGCTCTTTTAGGTGCCTGTGCCACCCATTCAAACCCAGATGTAGCAGAGCGTGTCgcaaagagaatgatggaaTTGGAACCAGGGTACCATTTGAGCTATGTTCTTCTTGCTAATGTCTACAAGACGGTTGGTCGATGGGACAATGCTTTGAAGATAAGGAGGTTGATGAGAAAAAGGGGTGTAAGGAAGGAACCAGGTAAGAGCTGGATTGAAGTAAAGCGTAACACCAGTTCTTACATTGGCGGTACTGTTTTGGTCAAGAATGAATCtgaagatcttgaagatctagaTTTGGATGAGGAAAGTGCAAATTCCTTTTGA